TATAGAAGCAGCTATGGTGGAGTTTCTACTGTAGAACCAAACTTCCTGACTGACTGCTGCCATTTTTGGAACGTCTGCACACAAGTGGAATTAAGCACCAGTGAAAAACTATGCATGAGCCAGCCCTAACATAATACTTCAGTAGAGAGAGAATACACGTTCACAATGGTGGACATGTATTATTTAACAATTGACTTGATTgatgaatcgatttctattgctaccatccaaccagatcgatctgtctgaggcaagttgttattcaaatcgacctataccattataaaaatccttcaaaacgaaataaatgtattatgtcaatattggaaaatactagGCATGTAATGATTAATCGATGAACCAATTTCTATTCCCACCATCCAACCAGATCTGTCTTCGGCAAAATGTTCATTGAATTTATTGACCCAtaccaaaatcagagaaatccATATTATAATACGGATACAATAAAGTACCATTTAGATTGAGTACGTGATTAACCTAAGTTTGATATATTACTAGTgagagatgtgtgtgtgtgtgtttctggtgtttgtcttgttttatttttgatttgatcaatttgaataaagccCTTAATTCCATGCAAAAGCAATGAAATGTGCTGCGGTTGACTCTGGAAGCTCTTAAGATGATTGTGCAAAGGAAATATTAAGCATAAAGTATTCTAAACATtctactgtttgaaaaaaaagagagatttttctgatgaacacAAGTGTGATTGTTTATTAAAGATTTACAGtgctacattttttatttattggtatTAATAGCATGTGTCTGCTATAAAATAACCAAATTATCTTGCATTCATGTTTGCCTTGATGCAAAAAAATGATCTACCTCTTGCCtacagatttttatttgtaGAGTTCACGATAAATTCAACGGTCAGGTGTTTGGagactgccctctagtggtgaaTGGTGTAATTTCTTGTCACACATGTTTGCATTCAGTTGTGGTTTTTCAcagttacaacaaaaaaaagcagcatgtaaaagatttttattgCTTCAAATATTTGCATCACAGTTTTCATTAGGAATTTACTTCATTTGATTTGAATGCTATTTTTAAACAGAGAACTACCAACTTCATAACACGGTTATAGAGCatgataaaaataatcaaatcactttatttttagaataatAAAAGGAGTTCATAGGGTTAATCTATATTTAAGACTTTAGAAGACATTTTACAATCAAGTCACTGCATTGAACATTCTCTATTGCATAGTCAGAACATACAGGGATGTTTAGAGGAGTGTAGCTTATCTCTAACATTTAGAAGAGGAGGTTGAGCACAGAGAACTGATACAAAGATTCTGCTCCTTCCCCTTGGATTTAGCTGCAAACAACCCAAATGGGTTTAAAGATCAGTCTTCTCACCTTGTAACTACCCAGAAAGTGAAATGTAAACTCTTCATCATTTGGAGTGAGATATCTGTACagtaaaaggtttttctgttaGCATTTAATCACTAACTGTGCTTTTTCTAAGTAACAACAGAAAGCACGACATGGAAAACATTGAAACAAAATGGTCCTGTGCATATTGTGTGCTGGTGGAATGCAACGCCGACCTgaagtttaaaaacacaaacattcacatgaATGTCTTAAAGCTCAGCATCACCACGCAGGTGTAAAATATGTGCAAGGAGGCATATGTGGGCACAGCAGGTGCTAAGGAGGATACCTGAAGCCTAGAAATGATTAAAAGTGTCAACATGACGCATGCATCATGTACTACTGTCAGAAATGTCTCAATTGttggttgtgtttttcttcagcaTACATTTTAgttgaaaaaaaagcttcattttactttgaaattattCCTCTGGGTCTCTGGCAGGGGGCTCCTGACCCTCTGGTGGCTCCATGGAGGCACAGTGAGGCTGAGTGGCAGGAAACCCCCTGAGCTTTTCATGCAAACTACCCACCGCCAGCCTCATCTGGTCTTCAGCTCCCTGGAGAGATTTGATCTCAATTGTGTAAAAGATATAGAGCAGAAAGGTGGTCAGCAGAACGGCGAAACACAGCGCTGCCAGCAGGTAGAAAGAGGTTTGTGGGAAGGGCTGTTCTGCTCCCAGAGCGAACCAGGGAACCGCGGCGATGGCCAATTCCAGGAACAGCAGGGCCAGCCCCATCACCCCAGTACGGGCTGCAGTGTAGCGCATTCTCTCAGCACAGTGCAAGCCCACTTTGACTTCAGTACGAGCCTCAGTCACAATGTCAACCAACTCAGCCAGGTTCCCTAAAAccaggagagagagagaaaaggagCCAGATCTTTATCCATTTACAAGTTAAATTGCTgggaaaaaattgttttccCTTTTGATCCAGGTCAGTTTTTCTGTATTCTTGCTGAACAGAATACCTGCAGAGTCCGGGTTCTTGCATGGTTTGTCATTTCCAGTCTGAGGTGAAACACAGGAGTCCAGCTTCAGCTCAGCAGTGAGAGCTTCATGATCAGAAAACGGGAATGGACTGTCGGCAACAGAGCCTTTGGTGGTTGACATGGAATCACAACCAATCTCAGCCCGAGAGGATCCCTGggatgacaaaaagaaaagcattttaaaattcaaatgtctGAAATGCTGGTTTCAACTGATTAAAAGAGCCTGTAAATATTCTGCTGCAAGTCTCCTAATGTGACATCATTtcaatttgtgttttaattttaaaagccCAACACTGTGACAAACCATGGAGTGTATTGTGTCTCTTGTGAGCTGCTTAGGAGTTTTCCCAAAACCATCAAGAATACATTCTATTTTTATTCAGAGAAGCTGCTGGGGCTTCTCACATTAGCTAAagattttttctgcatttctgatGAGTCTTATTTTCTGGAAGGATTCATTTTCAATCATGAATGAATAGAGACAGCAGCAGATGCAACAAATGCTTAACTTACCTTGAACAGGATATAGTCGATTCGAATTCCCTTCTCAAAGGGAAAAATCTCCTTTTGACTAATAAAAGGATTGTCTGCTATAAGAGTCACACCACCTTCACATccctgcaacaacaacaaaaagcaaaggTAGGTTTTTATCAGATGTATAAGCCATTTGTTAATAGgactttatatttttaagtttgACTTTTTGTGGTCTTGACAATATGTTCCATCAGTCACATTATATGATGATGAACTGAAGTAAATATTTACGTATGACCTTTTTCTGCTGATTTTATCTTACAGTTTTTGCAAGAAATGCATGTAACACATGGCAATACAAAACTTTTCAAGTAAAATCCTTAAAGATcaagataaatgtttaaaaaaaacaagagtttgtTCAGCGCATGAACAGTccattttgtttgtcattgttGCATTTATCATTCCAACATCCACTTGTGTCACAAAACTCTTAAAGTTCCCCTCCGAAGTAgatcaagtttgttttttgcgtttttgacatgttcttgtggcatttttcttatgaaagagaacaaatgtaataaaaaaatgtcacatgagtatttctctttttaaatggcCATCAATCAGACTGTCCCAAAGACGCTTGGTTTGAACTAGTGAgccgttgtgatgtcacaatgcaTTGCACAAgatccctgatctgccccgtccaccATGAACAGGCTCAGGTGCAGCAGAAGAGAAGATGGCGTGTTACTGCATTCACGGAAcgtattttaagtgcgtccaaggctgcattttgtttttggccgctcgtattgaaaattaaactttaagtTGAAGTCCCAAATATGCtctctgcatttgtgttttctctctACCCAGTTTGAAGGCTGTCCCGCATTGACcaaaggggaaaaataaaaacaagaataaaatcaggggacATCTTTTATTATTGCGTCGATGAGAAGAAGTAAAATATCATtaggttcaggaggcccgagcaagCTTAACCCTAACCTCAAAACTAAACTTAAGccttcctctgggtctgtgAGGCCAAGATAAGGCTCAGCACTGGCTGCAtgtgtttgaaaaattaaacatgaaatattacTTTTAAAGCAATTTAGGTTGTGGGGTTTTGGTgaaaaacgtcataatcataattaaaacaccactgggaatgtttttataagaaaaaaaattgtcataggGGGAATTAGGGGGAATTTTACTGTCACATAATGACTAAAACCCTTAAAAAATGCCAAAACTACATTTGAATCCTTAACTTAAAATATAACCTTAataacaggacaaaaaaaagccaatatTTATCTTGTGGTGCAACATACATCAAATTTTGCAGTTTCTGCGTAGGCGTCTCTCAGTCCAGTGTAAGATCTCAGCAGTCTATTGCCCAGATCCTGAGGATGCATGTTAAGGTCACCGCCGAGAATGACCACGTCCGCTCCAGCAGATGTGTGACTACAAGAGCATCAAGAGAAATGTGCCAttaatgacagaaaaagagAGAATGACATCTAAAGGAAAAAGGGTTAATAAGTACTGGTTGTTATGCTCTacagattaaaagaaaatactacGAAGCAAGAGCCAAATGCTAAACAAACGAgaacttttttccccaaaaagttCAACACTTTGCAATGAGCAAAATATTGTATAAAACCAAAGAGACTTCACCGAATGAACTGCTGCAATTCCCAGGCCTGAACCACCCGGTGAGCAAGGTAAGAGTCCTTCTCCCTGTTATACTCTGCATGCAGCTTCAATCAGAACAAGAGAACACCAGCACACTGATCACCAATGTCAGGGGACAAAGACAACTAAAGGGATCAAATGAGATCCTACATGGGTAACATAAACATTCGCAGTCAGGTTGCCAAGGCTTAAGACCGCCATGCCGACGGCTTTTCCACCGAACCAGTCCCCATGGTGAGCCTGCAAAGAGACAGAAAATACTCACTTTGATTTACGTGTCTGATATTCTCTGCCGTTAGCAAACATTTGCTGATTTTTTAACGTCATTTCACACTTTATCAAGAAACTTCCCATGttgaaatattgattttatttatttattattaatccAAACATTATAAATGCCATTGAAGGAAACACCTAGATagcattcaaacaaaaacaaaggattttcacaaattaactttttaattgtattaaatTAAAGAAGCTCATAAATGTAGACATAAGTTTAAGAGACTCATGCTGTAATTTTTATTGACAAATTGATTCATAATTCACTTAACAGGGGACGTCATAATTTTACCACCacgggtggccgtggtgcagcggtagggcggtcgacccataatcgtaagattgcaggttcgattcccgccttgcacgcccatgtgtcgaagtgtctttgggcaagacactgaaccccaccttgcctctggtgggaggttggcgccagtgtttggcagcggagccgccgccagtgtgtgaatgtgtgtgtgcatgggtgaatggaactgtgactgtaaagcgctttgggccttcgaaagagggtagaaagcgctatataagtatacgccatttaccctttaatataataataataatagaaattccgtttatttaaaaaatattttttttaagtgaccatTAATTCAATAGAAATTACAGAGGCAATTTTTCCAGATGTGTGAACGCTTTAAGAGGGAACAACAAACGTCCTCACTTCATGAATAAATATCTATTAACACGCTGGCTGAAGTCAATATGAGAAGATTTAGAGTTTTAACAGGTCATCACTTAATGGAGCAAAGAGCAATGGGAGGGTTCTAGAGCACAACCTAGGTTTTATCTGTGCGCGTTGATCGGGTCACGGCTGCAAAagactacaaaaaagaaaaattttctGTGCAAATTTTATGAGGAACGATGACAACAGAAATGCAACACACCGGTAATTCAAATAAGACTTAACCAAGGAAAAGATTAGGAGCATTTCTTGAAAAGTTGTGCAAACACATTCTAGGAATGTGTCAATCAGCCTCTGCTGACTTACCATGTAGGGATAACCATTGAGTGAATAGCGATGAAGAAGCGTGTCGTGGATTCTGTGTTTAGAAAAAATAGCCAGCCCGCTGCCTATGACTCCACTGCAGAGaaagacaaataaagaaaagctgcacttttagATACTGGTATTCAAATGGGACACAGTACACTAAAGTCCTAAAGTTATGttactgcaaatgaaaaaaaaatatgcttttgtttttttacagagatAAACACTACATACTCAGAAAAAGGAGCAGAACAGTTTCTTAAACCACAATGGAAGTATAAACGAAATTAAttcaaaagtttgtgtttttttatatcatgCTTTAAGTTTAATTATTGAGAAAatgctgtcaaaataaaagtaatttgagACTTTGCATTGGAAGTAGATGAGCAAATTACCTTTTGAAATAGTGAGTGTAAGGATGAGTGcaggaaagtttcttttttaaaaagagatagTCCTTTTCACTCCACACCTACAACATAAAACAGTCATATTGTTGTATTAATGCCTGCTGCGTGCATATGGAACTAGTTACAACTTTGTTAAAGCTTCTACCAACCTCCTGCAGTAAGACAATATCAGGTTTTTCTTTGCACAGCAACTCTCCAATCATGTGATACCGCTGAGAACAATATTTGCTTAAATAGCGAATCCCcctgtgaaaacaaaagaagaacagGATATGAAATTAGCTTAcacttctttatttatataaggaatatttttcttttttcaacaa
The nucleotide sequence above comes from Oryzias latipes chromosome 5, ASM223467v1. Encoded proteins:
- the smpd2 gene encoding sphingomyelin phosphodiesterase 2 isoform X1, whose amino-acid sequence is MDNTDPDAVRVFSLNCWGIRYLSKYCSQRYHMIGELLCKEKPDIVLLQEVWSEKDYLFLKKKLSCTHPYTHYFKSGVIGSGLAIFSKHRIHDTLLHRYSLNGYPYMAHHGDWFGGKAVGMAVLSLGNLTANVYVTHLHAEYNREKDSYLAHRVVQAWELQQFIRHTSAGADVVILGGDLNMHPQDLGNRLLRSYTGLRDAYAETAKFDGCEGGVTLIADNPFISQKEIFPFEKGIRIDYILFKGSSRAEIGCDSMSTTKGSVADSPFPFSDHEALTAELKLDSCVSPQTGNDKPCKNPDSAGNLAELVDIVTEARTEVKVGLHCAERMRYTAARTGVMGLALLFLELAIAAVPWFALGAEQPFPQTSFYLLAALCFAVLLTTFLLYIFYTIEIKSLQGAEDQMRLAVGSLHEKLRGFPATQPHCASMEPPEGQEPPARDPEE
- the smpd2 gene encoding sphingomyelin phosphodiesterase 2 isoform X2, producing MLGIRYLSKYCSQRYHMIGELLCKEKPDIVLLQEVWSEKDYLFLKKKLSCTHPYTHYFKSGVIGSGLAIFSKHRIHDTLLHRYSLNGYPYMAHHGDWFGGKAVGMAVLSLGNLTANVYVTHLHAEYNREKDSYLAHRVVQAWELQQFIRHTSAGADVVILGGDLNMHPQDLGNRLLRSYTGLRDAYAETAKFDGCEGGVTLIADNPFISQKEIFPFEKGIRIDYILFKGSSRAEIGCDSMSTTKGSVADSPFPFSDHEALTAELKLDSCVSPQTGNDKPCKNPDSAGNLAELVDIVTEARTEVKVGLHCAERMRYTAARTGVMGLALLFLELAIAAVPWFALGAEQPFPQTSFYLLAALCFAVLLTTFLLYIFYTIEIKSLQGAEDQMRLAVGSLHEKLRGFPATQPHCASMEPPEGQEPPARDPEE